A genome region from Labilibaculum antarcticum includes the following:
- a CDS encoding bacteriocin produces MKNFEIVSQEELQNIKGGYNEMTDTCTLDDCIV; encoded by the coding sequence ATGAAAAACTTTGAAATAGTATCCCAAGAAGAATTACAAAATATCAAAGGTGGTTATAACGAAATGACAGATACATGTACTCTTGATGACTGCATCGTTTAA
- a CDS encoding bacteriocin class II family protein, with amino-acid sequence MKNFEVVSQEELQNIKGGYNEMTDTCTLDDCIV; translated from the coding sequence ATGAAAAATTTTGAAGTAGTATCTCAGGAAGAATTACAAAATATTAAAGGTGGTTATAACGAAATGACAGATACATGTACTCTTGATGATTGCATCGTTTAA
- a CDS encoding bacteriocin class II family protein, with amino-acid sequence MKNFEVVSQEELQNIKGGYNEMTDTCTLDDCIV; translated from the coding sequence ATGAAAAATTTTGAAGTAGTATCTCAGGAAGAATTACAAAATATCAAAGGTGGTTATAACGAAATGACAGATACATGTACTCTTGATGACTGCATCGTTTAA
- a CDS encoding bacteriocin class II family protein, with amino-acid sequence MKNFEVVSQEELQNIKGGYNEMTDTCTLDDCIV; translated from the coding sequence ATGAAAAATTTTGAAGTAGTATCTCAGGAAGAATTACAAAATATTAAAGGTGGTTATAACGAAATGACAGATACATGTACTCTTGATGACTGCATCGTTTAA
- a CDS encoding bacteriocin — translation MKNFEVVSQEELKNIKGGYNEMTDTCTLDDCIV, via the coding sequence ATGAAAAATTTTGAAGTAGTATCTCAGGAAGAATTAAAAAATATCAAAGGTGGTTATAACGAAATGACAGATACATGTACTCTTGATGACTGCATCGTTTAA
- a CDS encoding sensor histidine kinase, whose translation MEKRPTYKELEQLLAEEKAKTAKAEELKNSFLANMSHEIRTPMNAIIGASELLRDDSLSKIERNEFTCILNSSSKELLDLFNRILELSQLESGSMNFHESELSIHSLFIQLYSIFGQNISESQKNLILNFTEDVQEIKIFTDLDKLTKVLTYLLENAVKFTDKGEIDFGCAIQDRNNILFYVKDTGPGISVEEQKTIFKKFTQVDNSYTRIYSGAGLGLSLCKEIVNLLGGKLFIDSHLGQGSIFYFTIPLKFSESNILLKEKIEAILKLNINDIYSLSTIKKNIAI comes from the coding sequence ATGGAGAAACGTCCTACATATAAAGAACTGGAACAGTTGCTTGCAGAAGAAAAAGCGAAAACTGCCAAGGCAGAAGAGCTTAAAAATTCTTTTTTGGCAAACATGTCGCACGAAATTCGAACACCCATGAATGCAATTATCGGTGCTTCAGAATTATTGCGTGATGATTCCCTTTCTAAAATTGAGCGCAATGAATTTACCTGCATTCTTAATTCCAGCAGTAAAGAATTATTAGATTTATTCAACCGAATACTTGAACTCTCCCAATTGGAAAGTGGCTCTATGAATTTCCATGAATCGGAACTTTCTATTCACTCTTTGTTCATTCAATTGTATTCTATATTCGGACAAAACATTAGCGAATCTCAGAAAAATTTAATCCTAAATTTTACTGAAGATGTTCAAGAAATTAAAATATTTACAGACCTTGACAAATTAACAAAGGTTCTAACATACCTCCTCGAAAATGCAGTTAAATTTACTGATAAAGGAGAAATTGATTTTGGTTGTGCAATTCAGGACAGAAATAATATTCTTTTCTATGTAAAAGATACTGGTCCTGGGATTAGCGTAGAAGAACAAAAAACAATATTTAAAAAATTCACTCAGGTGGATAATTCCTACACTCGAATTTATTCTGGTGCCGGATTAGGTTTAAGTTTATGCAAAGAAATTGTAAATCTTTTAGGTGGCAAATTATTTATTGATTCGCATCTCGGGCAAGGTTCCATTTTTTACTTTACAATTCCTCTTAAATTTTCGGAATCTAACATTTTACTTAAAGAAAAAATAGAAGCTATTTTAAAGCTTAATATTAACGATATATATTCTTTATCTACTATAAAAAAGAATATTGCTATTTAG
- the ruvB gene encoding Holliday junction branch migration DNA helicase RuvB translates to MEDHLDIRENNFSENEKEYEKKLRPLEFNDFRGQKKTVENLSIFVKAAKMREEALDHVLLHGPPGLGKTTLSNILANELGVGLKITSGPVMDKPGDLAGLLTNLEVNDVLFIDEIHRLSPIVEEYLYSAMEDFKIDIMIDKGPAARSIQLELNPFTLIGATTRSGLLTAPLRARFGINCHLEYYDLPVLTKIVERSAKILDVEITQEAAGEIASRSRGTPRIVNALLRRVRDFAQVKGNGNIDLSITQFSLEALSIDKHGLDEMDNRILNTMIDKFNGGPVGISTIATAVGEDSGTIEEVYEPFLIKEGFIKRTPRGREVTPLAYSHLGKSKYSDPERLF, encoded by the coding sequence ATGGAAGATCACCTGGATATCAGAGAAAATAATTTTTCAGAAAACGAAAAAGAATATGAAAAGAAGTTAAGACCTCTTGAATTTAATGACTTTCGTGGTCAAAAAAAGACGGTTGAAAACCTAAGTATATTTGTTAAAGCTGCAAAAATGCGTGAAGAGGCCTTGGATCATGTATTGCTTCATGGACCTCCTGGATTGGGAAAAACTACACTTTCAAATATTTTAGCGAATGAATTGGGAGTAGGATTAAAAATTACTTCGGGTCCGGTAATGGATAAACCAGGAGATCTTGCAGGGCTTTTAACCAATCTTGAAGTGAATGATGTGTTGTTTATTGACGAAATTCATCGTTTAAGTCCGATTGTAGAGGAGTATTTATACTCTGCTATGGAAGACTTCAAGATAGATATAATGATTGATAAGGGGCCCGCTGCGCGTTCCATCCAACTTGAATTAAATCCTTTTACTTTAATTGGTGCTACAACTCGTTCAGGTTTATTAACGGCACCTTTACGTGCACGTTTTGGAATTAATTGTCACTTAGAGTATTACGACCTTCCTGTTTTAACTAAAATTGTAGAGCGTTCTGCTAAAATACTAGATGTTGAAATTACTCAAGAAGCAGCTGGTGAAATTGCCTCAAGAAGCAGAGGAACTCCTAGAATTGTAAACGCACTTTTGCGAAGAGTTCGCGATTTTGCACAGGTAAAAGGAAATGGAAATATTGATTTAAGTATAACTCAATTTTCTTTGGAAGCATTGAGTATTGATAAACATGGTTTGGATGAGATGGATAATCGAATTCTAAATACGATGATTGACAAGTTTAATGGAGGTCCCGTAGGAATTTCAACTATTGCTACTGCTGTTGGAGAAGATAGCGGTACGATAGAGGAGGTTTACGAACCTTTTTTAATAAAAGAAGGGTTTATTAAACGTACTCCTCGCGGAAGAGAAGTTACTCCTTTGGCGTATTCACATTTGGGTAAAAGTAAATATAGTGATCCTGAACGTCTGTTTTAA
- a CDS encoding response regulator, which translates to MSWEKKNYSILLVEDNKLNQTVVKFTLRRYGYLLDVANNGIEAIQKFKEGKYDFILMDIMMPEMDGLEATKIIRSLVNGQDIPIIALTADIMIANEEKCLQNGMNGHIAKPFEIDNLFKMLESLNL; encoded by the coding sequence ATGAGCTGGGAAAAAAAAAACTATTCCATTTTATTAGTTGAGGATAATAAGCTAAATCAAACCGTTGTTAAATTTACTTTAAGACGATATGGTTACTTGCTTGATGTGGCCAATAATGGAATTGAAGCTATCCAGAAGTTCAAAGAAGGCAAATATGACTTTATCTTGATGGATATCATGATGCCGGAAATGGATGGATTAGAAGCGACGAAAATCATACGTAGTTTGGTGAATGGACAAGACATTCCAATTATTGCCCTAACAGCAGATATCATGATTGCCAATGAAGAAAAGTGTCTTCAAAATGGCATGAATGGACACATCGCAAAACCTTTTGAAATTGATAATTTGTTTAAAATGCTCGAAAGTCTGAATCTTTAA
- the rpiB gene encoding ribose 5-phosphate isomerase B: MKKIKVAIAADHAGYQFKNKLGEFLKENGYLVTDFGTNSEASMDYPDTAHPLAAAVAAEEFDFGFTLCGSGNGITMTANKHQKIRAALCWNSEIAELARLHNNANVCGIPARFISYEEVEKIAKIFLSTEFEGGRHQNRIDKIPLK, encoded by the coding sequence ATGAAAAAAATAAAAGTTGCGATTGCTGCCGATCATGCGGGATATCAGTTCAAGAATAAACTGGGCGAATTTTTAAAAGAAAATGGTTATTTGGTAACTGATTTTGGAACCAATTCAGAGGCAAGTATGGATTATCCTGATACAGCGCATCCATTGGCTGCTGCTGTTGCGGCAGAAGAATTTGATTTTGGATTTACTCTTTGTGGAAGTGGTAATGGCATTACAATGACTGCGAACAAGCATCAAAAGATACGTGCTGCTTTGTGTTGGAATTCTGAAATAGCTGAATTGGCAAGATTGCATAACAATGCAAATGTGTGTGGAATTCCTGCTCGTTTTATTTCCTATGAGGAGGTTGAGAAAATTGCGAAAATATTTTTATCCACTGAATTTGAGGGTGGTAGGCATCAAAATAGAATTGATAAAATCCCTTTAAAATAG
- a CDS encoding RrF2 family transcriptional regulator, translating into MLSNTCKYAIRSVIYLSLNGTEGKKIGIKKISEDLEIPTPFLGKILQSLAKQKLLTSTKGPHGGFGMGKKPSEITLMNIVEIVDGLDMFENCLIGMRPCKTPTNNQSPCPVHNQFGSIRKTIYELFNGKTIGQLIDEMGTAEEFISL; encoded by the coding sequence ATGTTATCGAATACCTGTAAATATGCAATACGTTCAGTAATTTATTTGTCCCTGAACGGCACAGAAGGAAAAAAAATTGGAATCAAAAAGATTTCTGAAGATTTAGAAATTCCTACCCCATTTTTGGGTAAAATATTGCAAAGTTTAGCCAAACAAAAATTACTTACTTCGACAAAAGGACCACATGGTGGTTTTGGAATGGGAAAAAAACCATCTGAAATTACTTTGATGAATATTGTGGAAATTGTTGATGGGTTAGATATGTTTGAGAATTGTTTAATTGGTATGAGACCTTGTAAAACGCCTACAAATAATCAATCCCCTTGTCCGGTTCATAACCAGTTTGGAAGTATTCGGAAAACCATTTATGAATTATTTAACGGTAAAACTATTGGTCAATTAATAGATGAAATGGGAACAGCAGAAGAATTTATTAGTTTATAA
- a CDS encoding VanZ family protein, translating to MNTKLFWRNIIWAMVIFILCSIPGNDLPKTSLIAIPHFDKIVHFGMFFVMGIFLFAELSIQTKLKRITITGIILLLIAIYGGLIEFLQQYYFINRSGDYWDLTADVLGGVFATIMYSWLKKQKDLLLNSKPLNKISFLKKIL from the coding sequence ATGAATACTAAATTATTTTGGAGAAATATTATCTGGGCAATGGTAATTTTCATTCTTTGCTCTATTCCTGGAAATGATCTTCCCAAAACCTCATTAATAGCAATACCTCACTTCGATAAAATTGTTCATTTCGGAATGTTCTTTGTGATGGGAATCTTTCTATTTGCCGAACTTAGTATTCAAACGAAATTAAAACGGATAACTATAACCGGAATCATTCTTCTATTAATAGCAATTTACGGAGGCCTTATCGAATTTCTTCAGCAATATTATTTTATAAATAGAAGTGGCGATTATTGGGATTTAACCGCTGATGTTTTAGGAGGAGTTTTTGCCACAATAATGTATTCTTGGTTAAAAAAACAAAAGGACTTACTGCTAAACAGTAAGCCCTTGAATAAAATATCTTTTTTAAAGAAAATATTATAA
- a CDS encoding head GIN domain-containing protein translates to MNLIKRIVSPVLILFIGFLAILPAQADGIKGNGNVQTEEREVGNFETIKVSGAFTIYLSQDDDYSLKVVADENLLDIIKSKVKGDVLYISTEKSIYKSKEMKLYIGFKHLSGLKANGAISLKSDQMLRFDELDIEINGASSADLELTANRLRIDNSGASSIKLAGKCDEVSIDISGAGSVSAYDLIVKRGSIDISGVGSGKVCVEDDLRVSISGIGSVKYKGEPKVTSDISFLGSLKKY, encoded by the coding sequence ATGAATCTAATTAAAAGAATAGTTTCTCCGGTATTAATTTTATTCATCGGTTTTTTAGCCATTCTACCTGCTCAGGCTGATGGAATAAAAGGCAATGGTAATGTTCAAACCGAGGAAAGAGAAGTTGGCAATTTCGAAACCATTAAAGTGAGTGGAGCTTTTACCATTTACCTTTCGCAGGATGATGATTACAGTTTAAAGGTTGTCGCAGATGAAAATCTTCTGGATATTATTAAATCCAAAGTAAAGGGTGATGTACTTTATATCTCTACAGAAAAAAGTATCTACAAATCGAAAGAAATGAAATTATACATCGGTTTTAAACATCTTAGCGGATTAAAAGCCAATGGTGCAATTTCCTTAAAAAGCGATCAAATGCTTCGTTTCGACGAGTTGGATATTGAAATAAACGGAGCATCTTCTGCCGATTTAGAACTTACAGCAAACCGATTAAGGATTGATAATAGTGGTGCTTCAAGTATTAAATTAGCTGGTAAATGCGACGAGGTTTCCATTGATATTTCGGGGGCAGGAAGTGTTAGTGCCTACGATTTAATTGTAAAACGAGGCAGTATTGATATTAGCGGAGTTGGAAGTGGTAAAGTTTGTGTTGAAGATGATCTTCGGGTAAGTATTTCAGGAATTGGCTCAGTTAAATACAAAGGAGAACCTAAAGTCACCAGTGATATTTCCTTTTTAGGAAGCTTAAAAAAGTACTAA
- the hemW gene encoding radical SAM family heme chaperone HemW — translation MSGVYFHIPFCKQLCHYCAFHKSISLQAKDDMLECLKQELKLRKGYLGDTSLNTIYFGGGTPSVYQPKEIESLIDEVAKYFTIDLDAEITLEANPDDLTESYLKELCKTGVNRLSVGIQSFHDEDLILMNRRHTGKEAFDAIRRAQDFGFDNISVDQIYGVPGLSMEKWKENLDLVFDLNVQHISSYHLMYDPNTIFTKKLEKGQLVEMDEEESFAQFTYLIEAARKHGFIHYEISNFSKEGFISKHNSSYWKQKKYLGIGPSAHSYNLEEREWNIAHNYKYIKAIKEGGSFSEKEELSEFDRYNEFVLTSLRTYWGMDLELVRNHFGEKLYQHCVSKSEKYLLSDHMRKEDNRIILNDKGVFVSNDIMSDFFWVEDE, via the coding sequence ATGTCGGGAGTATATTTTCACATTCCATTTTGTAAACAACTTTGCCATTATTGTGCTTTTCACAAGAGTATTTCATTGCAGGCAAAAGATGATATGTTGGAATGCTTAAAGCAGGAATTAAAACTTAGAAAAGGATATTTAGGAGATACATCTTTAAATACCATTTATTTTGGAGGAGGAACACCTTCAGTGTATCAACCCAAGGAAATTGAATCGTTAATTGATGAAGTGGCGAAGTATTTCACCATTGATTTGGATGCGGAAATTACCTTGGAAGCAAATCCTGATGATCTCACCGAAAGCTATCTGAAGGAGCTGTGTAAAACCGGGGTAAACAGACTTAGTGTGGGTATTCAATCATTTCATGATGAAGATTTGATTCTAATGAACAGAAGACATACCGGTAAAGAGGCATTTGATGCTATTCGCAGGGCACAGGATTTCGGTTTTGATAATATATCAGTGGATCAAATTTATGGTGTTCCTGGCTTGAGTATGGAGAAATGGAAGGAGAATTTAGATCTGGTTTTTGACTTGAATGTTCAGCACATATCCTCCTATCATTTAATGTATGATCCGAATACTATTTTTACGAAAAAACTGGAAAAAGGACAGCTGGTCGAGATGGATGAAGAAGAGAGTTTTGCGCAGTTTACTTATTTGATTGAGGCAGCCCGAAAACATGGTTTTATTCATTATGAAATTTCCAATTTTTCGAAAGAAGGGTTTATTTCCAAACACAATTCGAGTTATTGGAAACAGAAAAAATACCTGGGAATTGGACCATCGGCTCATTCATACAATTTGGAAGAAAGAGAGTGGAATATTGCTCACAATTATAAATACATAAAAGCAATAAAAGAAGGCGGGAGTTTTTCTGAAAAGGAAGAACTTAGTGAATTCGATCGGTATAACGAGTTTGTCTTGACTTCGCTCAGAACTTATTGGGGAATGGATTTAGAATTGGTACGTAATCATTTTGGAGAAAAGCTTTATCAACACTGCGTATCAAAATCTGAAAAATATCTTTTATCAGATCACATGCGAAAAGAAGACAACAGAATTATTTTAAATGATAAAGGCGTTTTTGTATCCAACGATATTATGTCGGACTTTTTTTGGGTAGAAGATGAATAA
- a CDS encoding rhodanese-like domain-containing protein, with protein sequence MKSLLTFIALFLTIGTTSVFSQTDTVQILSPNHFNQVLQLNPDVELIDVSSKKEFKKGHIKGARLAQNSEDLYRLIDSLGTSKVYLLYCKYGERSIDAGKIIYEKYKISVCSLEGGLDAWLQSGFGME encoded by the coding sequence ATGAAATCATTACTGACTTTTATAGCTCTTTTTCTTACAATTGGAACCACGTCGGTATTTTCACAAACCGATACGGTTCAGATTTTATCACCCAATCATTTTAATCAGGTTTTACAGCTAAATCCTGATGTGGAATTAATTGATGTAAGCAGTAAAAAGGAATTTAAAAAAGGACACATTAAAGGAGCTCGTTTGGCTCAGAATTCGGAAGACTTGTATCGATTAATTGATTCTCTCGGGACATCGAAAGTGTACTTGCTTTATTGCAAGTATGGGGAGAGAAGCATTGATGCGGGGAAAATAATCTACGAAAAGTATAAGATCTCTGTTTGTTCTCTGGAAGGAGGATTAGACGCCTGGTTGCAAAGTGGCTTTGGAATGGAATAA